One genomic region from Prevotella sp. Rep29 encodes:
- a CDS encoding histidine kinase codes for MKRNCLKENLIYLGLWIILFIAPLLSLYIRTATDATTPFNWNEIMQIWKMFAVFLAIFLLHNFLLAPLLIYKRKKLLYLLITALLLLGVVLFESQHKPPLPPRREIHDKDRHPSPIKNGNVSPDKQAVGKRHRMPPPPPLEQHQLIAVFILILMFGMNLGLKYYFKNENTAKAIRELERKNLEQQLQYLKYQINPHFLMDSSPIKLGQNKPKQTLNQIV; via the coding sequence ATGAAAAGAAACTGTCTGAAAGAGAATCTTATTTACCTCGGGCTATGGATAATCTTGTTCATAGCCCCTCTCCTAAGTCTGTACATACGAACGGCTACAGATGCTACGACACCGTTCAACTGGAATGAAATCATGCAGATATGGAAAATGTTTGCGGTATTCCTCGCCATTTTCCTGCTGCACAACTTCCTGCTCGCCCCCCTGCTCATCTACAAACGGAAGAAACTGCTATACCTCCTCATCACAGCGCTCCTCTTGCTGGGGGTCGTACTCTTCGAGAGCCAACACAAGCCACCACTACCTCCCAGACGGGAAATACACGACAAGGACAGACACCCATCACCAATAAAGAACGGAAACGTATCACCTGACAAGCAGGCAGTAGGAAAGCGACACCGGATGCCGCCACCGCCGCCACTCGAGCAGCATCAACTGATTGCCGTGTTCATTCTCATACTCATGTTCGGCATGAACCTCGGCTTAAAATATTATTTCAAGAACGAGAATACGGCGAAAGCCATTCGCGAACTTGAAAGAAAAAACCTTGAGCAACAGTTGCAATATCTGAAATACCAGATCAACCCGCACTTCCTCATGGATTCTTCACCGATTAAATTAGGTCAAAACAAACCGAAACAAACCTTAAATCAAATCGTGTAA